One Panicum virgatum strain AP13 chromosome 3N, P.virgatum_v5, whole genome shotgun sequence DNA segment encodes these proteins:
- the LOC120663973 gene encoding mediator of RNA polymerase II transcription subunit 32-like produces the protein MFSPLGPAWLGVVVELGAIRLESSERELRRRLRGGGGGMEATVDDLSAAYDEFVAAAAAVVEARAQAGGEKTAATDAALEAFKQRWELFRVACDHAEELVESIRQRIGSECLVDEATGSASSGSGPAAPGIKPISAVRLEQMSKAVRWLVIELQHGAGGASAPGAAGSGGAATPNAGAGPGPGGQHPEEGGQ, from the coding sequence ATGTTTTCACCACTTGGGCCTGCTTGGCTTGGGGTCGTCGTCGAATTGGGGGCGATTCGATTGGAGTCGTCGGAgagggagctgcggcggcgcttgcgcggaggaggaggagggatggAGGCGACTGTGGACGACCTGAGCGCGGCGTACGACGAgttcgtggcggcggcggcggccgtggtggagGCCCGCGCGCAGGCGGGCGGGGAGAAGACGGCGGCCACGGACGCCGCGCTCGAGGCCTTCAAGCAGCGCTGGGAGCTCTTCCGCGTCGCCTGCGACCACGCCGAGGAGCTCGTCGAGTCCATCCGGCAGCGCATCGGATCCGAGTGCCTCGTCGACGAGGCCACGGGATCCGCCTCCTCCGGATCCGGGCCCGCCGCCCCCGGCATCAAGCCCATCAGCGCCGTCCGCCTCGAGCAGATGAGCAAGGCCGTCCGCTGGCTCGTCATCGAGCTCCAGCACGGCGCAGGAGGCGCCTCCGCCCCCGGGGCCGCCGGAAGTGGCGGTGCCGCCACCCccaacgccggcgccggcccggGCCCCGGTGGGCAGCACCCCGAGGAGGGAGGCCAGTAG